The following coding sequences are from one Paenibacillus sp. FSL R5-0912 window:
- a CDS encoding YtxH domain-containing protein — protein MMKKDTKSLLWGVLAGSVVGTVTALLFAPKPGKELRKDIAEGTTEAVDKVQEIAVQASEKTTEIYGKAKEAVVSVVSEVKEWSKAATDTVEEAKTATVSGIAEDAVEAVLEEEAAEAEIEAEIEAESDTGTAAAEDAVDGKSEGELS, from the coding sequence ATGATGAAAAAGGATACCAAAAGCTTGCTCTGGGGTGTGCTTGCCGGCAGTGTGGTCGGTACGGTGACAGCATTGCTGTTCGCCCCTAAACCGGGTAAGGAGCTCCGTAAGGATATTGCCGAAGGAACGACTGAAGCGGTCGATAAGGTCCAGGAAATCGCTGTTCAGGCCAGTGAGAAGACTACAGAGATCTACGGCAAGGCCAAAGAAGCTGTAGTTTCGGTCGTCAGTGAAGTCAAAGAATGGAGCAAAGCCGCCACGGATACAGTTGAAGAAGCTAAGACGGCTACCGTAAGCGGAATTGCTGAGGATGCTGTGGAAGCTGTGCTGGAAGAGGAAGCCGCTGAAGCTGAGATCGAAGCTGAGATTGAAGCTGAATCAGACACCGGTACTGCTGCAGCTGAAGATGCTGTTGACGGCAAAAGCGAAGGCGAACTTTCTTAA
- the racE gene encoding glutamate racemase, translated as MQQAIAILDSGVGGLTVVKEVMRQLPREKIIYFGDTARAPYGPRSTEEVKLFTEQIVDYLIQFNPKMIVIACNTATAAALDYISAKVAIPVIGVIHPGARAAISASKNGRVGVIGTIGTIKSGAYTAALKQLSPFVQVVSQACPALVPFVEQGLFRSEESHLAVAESLNGIKYEPIDTLILGCTHYPFLVEPIGKVMGPGVKLISSADETAREISTILYDKGQLARGDESPIHQFFCSGDAEMFQRIARDWLGEQISRTPVVWQVSSM; from the coding sequence GTGCAGCAAGCAATAGCTATATTAGACTCAGGTGTGGGAGGATTGACCGTTGTCAAAGAAGTGATGCGACAGCTCCCGAGGGAGAAAATCATCTATTTCGGCGATACGGCGAGAGCTCCGTACGGACCCCGTTCGACTGAGGAAGTGAAATTGTTCACTGAACAAATCGTGGACTACTTAATTCAATTTAATCCTAAAATGATCGTTATTGCCTGCAATACAGCAACAGCGGCAGCTCTTGATTATATCTCCGCCAAGGTAGCCATTCCTGTGATCGGAGTCATTCACCCCGGTGCCCGCGCAGCCATCAGCGCATCCAAGAATGGCCGGGTCGGCGTCATCGGCACCATCGGTACGATCAAAAGCGGAGCGTACACGGCGGCGCTGAAGCAGCTGTCACCGTTCGTCCAGGTGGTCAGCCAGGCCTGCCCGGCGCTTGTTCCCTTTGTAGAACAGGGATTATTCCGCTCGGAGGAGAGTCACCTTGCCGTAGCAGAGTCACTGAACGGCATCAAATACGAGCCGATTGATACTCTGATTCTGGGCTGTACCCATTATCCGTTCCTGGTCGAGCCGATTGGTAAAGTGATGGGGCCGGGAGTCAAGCTGATCAGCTCGGCAGACGAGACTGCGCGGGAGATCAGCACTATTCTGTATGACAAAGGCCAGCTGGCGCGCGGAGATGAAAGCCCGATCCACCAATTCTTCTGCAGCGGCGATGCTGAGATGTTCCAGCGGATCGCCCGGGACTGGCTTGGCGAGCAGATTAGCCGTACCCCTGTAGTATGGCAGGTATCCTCGATGTAG
- a CDS encoding M14 family metallopeptidase, producing the protein MQQYIARRGDTVSRIAARHGLTPEHVIQGNPWAGSQPYLYPGQVLFLPSAPRKRYAVQEGDDAYSIASLFGVGIDELEMLNPGVSSGRICLPGKVLVIPAAVRREEVYLRGEYGPADLEADTARLAGKYPFVSTEAIGTSVLGKPIILLRIGSGSRHLHVNGALHANEWLTAPSLMRFIEEYAAAFASGSAWHGHQPAEWHRDWTLWAVPMANPDGVELVQEGAMPDHPYYAALTKWNSGRRSFRHWKANIRGVDLGDQFPAHWEEERDRRQVPGPAPRDYSGHAPLCEPEAAALAALAERIPGDAAVSLHSQGAEIYWNYRGYEPPESKRWAAGLAAVSGYRAVELTGSDAGYKDWFIQRFRKPGFTVELGIGKNPLPAADFEDMALETGLILGAILSNLK; encoded by the coding sequence ATGCAGCAATATATTGCCCGCAGGGGAGATACCGTAAGCCGTATAGCCGCAAGACACGGACTGACACCGGAGCATGTCATTCAAGGGAATCCATGGGCTGGAAGCCAGCCTTATTTATATCCGGGGCAGGTGCTGTTCCTGCCCTCTGCTCCGCGAAAGCGTTATGCGGTGCAGGAAGGGGACGATGCATACAGCATCGCTTCCCTGTTCGGTGTGGGAATTGACGAACTGGAAATGCTGAATCCGGGAGTAAGCTCGGGGCGTATATGCCTGCCGGGCAAGGTGCTTGTAATACCAGCTGCAGTCCGCCGTGAGGAAGTCTATCTGCGCGGTGAATACGGGCCGGCTGACCTGGAGGCGGATACCGCCAGGCTGGCGGGCAAATATCCCTTTGTCAGCACAGAAGCCATCGGCACCAGCGTGCTCGGCAAGCCGATCATTCTGCTGCGGATCGGCAGCGGCTCACGGCATCTGCATGTGAATGGCGCGCTGCATGCCAATGAATGGCTGACCGCGCCTTCGCTGATGCGCTTCATTGAAGAATACGCAGCAGCCTTTGCTTCAGGCAGCGCGTGGCATGGCCATCAGCCGGCGGAATGGCACCGGGATTGGACGCTATGGGCGGTGCCGATGGCGAATCCCGATGGCGTTGAGCTGGTGCAGGAAGGTGCGATGCCGGATCATCCTTATTATGCCGCGCTGACGAAATGGAACAGCGGCAGGCGAAGCTTCCGCCACTGGAAGGCCAACATCCGCGGTGTGGATCTTGGCGATCAGTTCCCCGCCCACTGGGAAGAGGAGCGCGACCGGCGGCAGGTTCCCGGTCCGGCTCCGCGGGATTACAGCGGGCATGCACCGCTCTGTGAGCCGGAGGCAGCGGCGCTGGCTGCTCTGGCCGAGCGGATTCCCGGCGATGCGGCCGTATCCCTGCACAGCCAGGGTGCAGAGATTTACTGGAACTACCGGGGCTACGAGCCGCCGGAGAGTAAGCGGTGGGCAGCAGGGCTTGCGGCGGTGAGCGGCTACCGGGCCGTCGAGCTGACCGGCAGCGATGCCGGATACAAGGACTGGTTCATCCAGCGCTTCCGCAAGCCGGGATTCACGGTAGAGCTGGGCATAGGCAAGAATCCGCTGCCTGCGGCTGATTTTGAGGATATGGCCCTGGAGACCGGACTCATACTCGGGGCGATACTCTCAAATTTGAAATAA
- a CDS encoding FAD-dependent oxidoreductase, with amino-acid sequence MENDTYTLKSKQIPLNSSYDVIVVGGGPAGCTAAAAAAREGARTLLVEATGSLGGMGTSGLVPAWCPFSDKEKMVYRGLAAKVFNTLKSQMPHVREEAMDWVPIEPEKLKVVYDDLVTESGAHILFLTSLADVERDDSGNITTLLLLNKGGLQAFRAAVYVDCTGDGDVAAWAGAEYQQGDEETGELQPATHCFILGNVDDYAYLNGPKLHAENPHSPIHEVVRSGEYPAIPDTHLCNNMVAPRAVGFNAGHLWGVDNTNPFSVSGALVEGRKMAGAYRDMLAAVHPAAFGNAVVMNTGTLIGTRESRRITGDYVLTAEDYISRRSFEDEICRNSYFIDVHGTQKEQQSGAGSSQSITLYGPGESHGIPYRCLTPRGLRNVLVAGRSISCDRRVLGSVRVMPVCLAMGEAAGLAAALAAAQTGGDVHAIDTARLRTRLREEGGYLPDIQAETAGERMQ; translated from the coding sequence ATGGAGAACGATACGTATACGCTGAAAAGTAAACAGATCCCGCTCAATTCCTCCTACGATGTCATTGTAGTCGGAGGCGGACCTGCGGGCTGCACTGCCGCAGCTGCGGCGGCAAGAGAAGGGGCGCGGACGCTGCTGGTCGAAGCAACCGGGAGCCTGGGCGGAATGGGAACCTCCGGCCTGGTGCCGGCCTGGTGCCCATTCTCGGATAAAGAGAAGATGGTCTACCGTGGTCTCGCGGCCAAGGTATTCAATACCCTAAAGTCGCAAATGCCGCATGTCCGGGAGGAGGCGATGGACTGGGTGCCGATTGAGCCGGAGAAGCTCAAGGTGGTCTATGACGATCTCGTAACAGAGTCGGGGGCGCATATCCTGTTCCTGACCTCGCTCGCGGATGTGGAGAGAGACGATAGCGGCAACATCACCACCCTCCTCCTCCTGAACAAAGGCGGCCTGCAGGCCTTCCGCGCAGCCGTCTATGTCGATTGCACAGGGGATGGCGATGTCGCTGCCTGGGCGGGGGCCGAGTACCAGCAAGGGGACGAAGAGACCGGCGAGCTTCAGCCCGCCACCCATTGCTTCATCCTCGGCAACGTGGATGACTATGCGTATCTGAACGGGCCGAAGCTGCATGCGGAGAACCCGCACAGCCCGATCCATGAGGTGGTCCGGTCAGGGGAATACCCGGCCATTCCGGATACGCATCTGTGCAACAATATGGTAGCTCCGCGTGCCGTAGGCTTCAATGCCGGACATCTCTGGGGAGTCGATAACACGAATCCCTTCTCTGTATCCGGGGCGCTGGTAGAAGGACGCAAGATGGCAGGTGCCTACAGGGACATGCTCGCCGCTGTCCACCCCGCGGCCTTCGGCAATGCGGTGGTCATGAACACGGGCACGCTGATCGGAACGCGGGAGTCCCGGCGGATTACCGGCGATTATGTCCTGACGGCGGAAGACTACATTTCCCGCAGAAGCTTTGAAGATGAGATCTGCCGCAACAGCTACTTCATCGATGTGCACGGCACACAGAAGGAGCAGCAGAGCGGCGCCGGGTCCAGCCAATCCATCACGCTCTACGGTCCGGGCGAATCGCACGGCATTCCATACCGTTGCCTTACGCCGCGCGGACTGCGCAATGTACTGGTCGCCGGCCGTTCCATCTCCTGCGACCGCAGGGTGCTCGGCAGTGTCCGGGTGATGCCGGTCTGCCTGGCGATGGGTGAAGCAGCCGGACTCGCTGCAGCACTGGCTGCCGCTCAGACCGGCGGCGATGTCCACGCCATCGACACCGCCCGACTGCGCACCCGGCTCCGCGAAGAAGGCGGCTATTTGCCGGACATTCAAGCTGAAACTGCAGGGGAGAGAATGCAATGA
- a CDS encoding carbohydrate ABC transporter permease, whose translation MSESAVTRKTAGAEPKTYWTRKRREQLAGWLFIAPEVIGMLVIAVFPLLFSLFLSLTEWNLVGGLSAIHFVGLDNFVELFRDNRFLLALKNNVLFTIGTVPVTMLLGVVLSALIHKKLYAKTFFKVAFFVPYICSTVAIAAVWQALYHPSKGPINQILMQIGWSEPPRWLVDTSFSLIAIMIIYVWQLLGYQIIIFLAGMTNIPEELYEAATIDGASGIGQFRRITLPLLGPTTFFLAITSTISSFKIFDMIKFLTDGGPNYSSTVIVYQIYEEGFERFKMGYASAMSWVLFLIIMLVTSITWMTQNRKVHY comes from the coding sequence ATGAGTGAATCTGCTGTTACCCGTAAGACAGCCGGGGCTGAGCCCAAAACGTACTGGACTCGCAAAAGAAGGGAGCAGCTGGCCGGATGGCTTTTTATCGCTCCCGAAGTGATCGGTATGCTGGTCATCGCCGTGTTCCCGCTGCTGTTCAGCCTTTTCCTCAGCTTGACGGAGTGGAATCTGGTTGGAGGCTTGTCCGCCATTCACTTTGTAGGGCTGGACAACTTCGTCGAACTGTTTAGAGATAACCGCTTCCTGCTGGCACTGAAGAATAACGTGCTGTTTACGATCGGCACGGTGCCGGTCACGATGCTGCTGGGGGTGGTGCTCTCGGCGCTGATCCATAAGAAGCTGTATGCCAAAACCTTTTTCAAAGTAGCCTTCTTCGTGCCCTACATTTGTTCAACCGTCGCGATTGCCGCCGTCTGGCAGGCGCTTTATCACCCGTCCAAAGGACCGATCAACCAGATTCTGATGCAGATCGGATGGTCCGAGCCGCCTCGCTGGCTGGTCGATACCAGCTTCTCGCTGATCGCCATTATGATTATTTACGTCTGGCAGCTGCTGGGCTATCAAATCATCATCTTCCTGGCCGGCATGACGAATATTCCGGAAGAACTGTATGAAGCCGCAACGATTGACGGTGCGAGCGGGATCGGACAGTTCCGGCGGATTACGCTGCCGCTGCTGGGTCCGACTACTTTTTTCCTGGCGATCACCAGTACGATTTCGTCCTTCAAAATCTTCGACATGATCAAGTTCCTGACGGACGGCGGTCCCAACTATTCCAGTACGGTCATCGTGTACCAGATTTATGAGGAAGGGTTCGAGCGCTTCAAAATGGGCTACGCCTCGGCAATGTCCTGGGTGCTGTTCCTCATCATCATGCTGGTTACGTCGATTACCTGGATGACACAGAACCGCAAAGTCCATTATTAG
- a CDS encoding carbohydrate ABC transporter permease, which yields MTNRKLKPGNLIFTALFALLSVFFLMPLVWMLSAASKTEKEVWTFPIQWIPTDWNLIANFKAVWMGDVAFGLFYMNSLKIALISTIATIVISAMAGYALSKLDFKGRTLIFTLMLAFMMIPEQATLVPRYIMIKELGLYDSHAALILMGMFSSYFTFLLRQFMIGIHNDMLEAAELDGAGFFRIFWRVVLPLSRPILATVGIIKFIWTWNDYQGPLIMLNSTKLYTIPLGMQFFKEEFGTQISVMMMASVAAILPLLILFLALQKQVIDGIAIGGVKG from the coding sequence ATGACAAACAGAAAATTAAAACCCGGCAATCTGATCTTTACCGCCCTGTTCGCCCTGCTCTCGGTATTTTTTCTGATGCCGCTGGTCTGGATGCTGTCCGCCGCCTCCAAGACAGAGAAGGAGGTATGGACCTTCCCGATTCAATGGATTCCGACGGACTGGAATCTGATCGCTAACTTTAAGGCAGTATGGATGGGCGACGTTGCGTTTGGACTATTTTATATGAATTCGCTTAAAATTGCCCTAATCTCTACGATTGCCACAATTGTGATTTCAGCCATGGCCGGTTATGCGCTCAGCAAGCTTGATTTCAAGGGCAGAACTCTGATCTTCACCCTGATGCTGGCCTTCATGATGATCCCGGAGCAGGCGACACTCGTTCCACGCTATATTATGATCAAGGAGCTGGGACTCTACGATTCGCATGCAGCGCTCATCCTGATGGGGATGTTCTCCAGTTACTTCACCTTCCTGCTGCGCCAGTTCATGATCGGTATTCATAATGATATGCTGGAAGCTGCCGAGCTCGACGGTGCCGGATTCTTCCGGATCTTCTGGAGAGTTGTCCTTCCGCTAAGCCGGCCGATCTTGGCTACGGTAGGGATTATCAAGTTCATCTGGACGTGGAATGATTACCAGGGACCGCTGATTATGCTGAATTCGACCAAGCTGTATACTATACCGCTGGGGATGCAATTCTTCAAGGAAGAGTTCGGTACACAAATCTCCGTCATGATGATGGCTTCCGTAGCTGCAATTCTGCCGCTGCTTATCTTGTTCCTGGCGCTGCAAAAGCAAGTCATTGACGGCATTGCCATCGGCGGAGTCAAGGGTTAA
- a CDS encoding ABC transporter substrate-binding protein gives MKKLSLVLASMILMLSVTACGGNGNSSNSAATDAPASADPAAGSSSTDQPAGKAKIKFYTFKADKPEEPIYQAVQAYNESQDKVEVEYESLVQNSDSTDFMKKLDILVAGGEVVDVFMTGNEDELLERASRGVVEPLNSFFEQESITPEDEYSKLLKLDDKVYGILPSSTQWLTVFNKDHLEAAGLSLPEMGWTWDDFREYAKKLTTPEHFGTYFHTWGEYPNIIAYTEKPHPQLSADLKPIFDDPSFEYFFNLRRTMEKEDKSVEPYADVLASNYHVLQQFFAGNASMLAVPSYAVRAALNLEKFPHEFQTMYAPLPRSVDTEELGMTNISGGGLAMGAKSENKEAAYDFIRWMSKESYTFTKEIPAFKGVDGTELINGFFGENTDLIDTASLSKTLFDPNIQMPDTFSVPYGSELKAIVENGFASFMLDNRSFDEVKTEMTAEVEKVVQANQK, from the coding sequence TTGAAAAAACTATCTTTAGTATTAGCAAGTATGATTCTTATGCTCTCCGTTACCGCATGCGGCGGGAACGGCAACAGCAGTAATTCGGCCGCCACCGATGCGCCGGCTTCGGCTGATCCGGCTGCCGGAAGCAGCAGTACAGACCAGCCCGCAGGCAAGGCGAAGATCAAATTCTACACGTTCAAGGCCGATAAACCGGAAGAACCGATCTACCAGGCCGTTCAGGCGTATAACGAATCCCAGGATAAAGTGGAAGTTGAATATGAATCACTGGTGCAGAATAGCGACAGTACTGATTTCATGAAGAAGCTGGATATTCTCGTAGCCGGCGGAGAAGTGGTCGATGTATTCATGACCGGGAATGAGGATGAACTGCTGGAGCGTGCTTCACGCGGTGTTGTGGAACCGCTTAACTCCTTCTTTGAGCAGGAGAGCATTACACCGGAGGATGAATATTCCAAGCTGCTGAAGCTGGATGACAAGGTATACGGCATTCTGCCGAGCTCCACCCAGTGGCTGACGGTCTTTAACAAGGATCACCTAGAAGCAGCCGGGCTGTCCCTGCCTGAGATGGGCTGGACCTGGGATGATTTCCGTGAGTATGCCAAGAAGCTGACGACACCCGAGCATTTCGGAACGTACTTCCACACTTGGGGAGAATATCCGAACATTATCGCTTACACCGAGAAGCCGCATCCTCAGCTGAGCGCAGATCTGAAGCCGATTTTCGATGATCCGTCCTTCGAGTACTTCTTCAATCTCCGCCGCACTATGGAGAAGGAAGATAAGAGCGTTGAACCGTATGCCGATGTGCTTGCTTCGAACTATCATGTGCTGCAGCAGTTTTTTGCCGGAAATGCCAGTATGCTCGCTGTACCAAGCTATGCTGTCCGGGCGGCGCTGAATCTGGAGAAATTCCCGCATGAGTTCCAGACGATGTACGCTCCGTTGCCGCGCTCCGTGGATACGGAAGAGCTGGGCATGACGAATATTTCCGGCGGCGGGCTCGCGATGGGCGCGAAGTCGGAGAACAAGGAAGCTGCATATGATTTCATCCGCTGGATGTCCAAGGAATCCTATACATTCACGAAAGAAATTCCAGCCTTCAAGGGTGTAGACGGAACGGAATTAATCAACGGCTTCTTTGGAGAAAATACAGATTTAATCGATACCGCATCGCTGTCCAAGACCCTGTTTGATCCGAATATTCAAATGCCGGATACCTTCAGCGTCCCTTACGGGAGTGAGCTGAAAGCGATTGTGGAGAATGGCTTCGCCAGCTTTATGCTGGATAACCGCAGTTTCGATGAGGTCAAGACTGAAATGACAGCCGAAGTGGAGAAGGTAGTTCAGGCCAACCAGAAATAA